GCTGCCatatattctgcttcagctgAAGATTGCGCTACTGTGTCTTGTTTCTTCGAACACCAAGAAATTACTCCTGAACCCAGGCTGAACACATAACCAGAAGTGCTTTTCATGTCATCAACACTTCCAGCCCAATCACTGTCACAATAGCCTTTAATTTTgagtttaaaactcttttcaaaccTGATTCCATGCTCCATGGTTCCCATGACATACCTTAGAACTCTTTTTGCTGCTCCAAGGTGCAAGTGActcggtttactcatgaaccttgaGAGTAAACTAGCAGCGAACATTAAGTCGGGTCGTGTAGCTGTTAGATAAAACAAGCTTCCAACCAAACTTCTATACATGCTTGCATCTACTAATCTTCCACCATCTTCcttctttaatttttcattcacCACTAAAGGAATGTCAACAGGTTTGCAGTCTTTCATgccaaactttttcaaaatattcatattcatcttggtaaacctcaataccaagaaaatgatgcagcaagccaagatcactcatctcatattttttcatcatttctattttaaaattttcaaccattttcttgttgttacccgtatacaccaaatcatcaacataaagggcAACAAGAAGGATATCATCTTTACCTTGATGTTTCACATACAAGGTATGCTCACTTGGACTTCTTTGAAATCCTTGTTGAATGAAGTAGCTGTCAATTTCACTATACcatgctctaggggcttgtttcaacccatagagagctttcttcaacttgtaaactttttcttcttggcctttagtcacaaagccttgaggttgctgcacatatacctcttcttttaattctccattcAGGAAAGCTGACTTCACATCAAGTTGGTACAAGTTCCACCCTTTTTGAGCTGCTAATGCAATAACTGTTCGTACAGTATCCAATCTTGCAACTGGGGCAAAAGTTTCACTATAGTCAATTCCAGGCTGTTGTGCATAGCCTTTTACTACCAATCTAGCCTTGGCTCTTTGAATTGACCCATCTGGATTATGCTTTAATTTGTACACCCACTTTACTCCAATAGCTTCTTTGTCATTTGGCTTCTCAACTAGCTGCCatgttttgtttttctcaatggcatttatctcttcttgcatcgcattcctccaaacatcttctttgattgcttcatCAAAATTTTCAGGTTCCACAATACAATAGTTGCATCTtgcataaatatcactcaaatccTTTAATTTTATTGGAGTTGAGCTGGGAGATGATGAACTTGAACTTGGTGAACTTGGAGAGGATGAGGAACTTGGTGTACATGGAGCTGGTTGCTCATTCTCAGCTgctgaattttgttgttgtaatatgattgcagg
The Vicia villosa cultivar HV-30 ecotype Madison, WI linkage group LG6, Vvil1.0, whole genome shotgun sequence genome window above contains:
- the LOC131615240 gene encoding secreted RxLR effector protein 161-like, producing the protein MNILKKFGMKDCKPVDIPLVVNEKLKKEDGGRLVDASMYRSLVGSLFYLTATRPDLMFAASLLSRFMSKPSHLHLGAAKRVLRYVMGTMEHGIRFEKSFKLKIKGYCDSDWAGSVDDMKSTSGYVFSLGSGVISWCSKKQDTVAQSSAEAEYMAAGTCGLPYCFTFVLQMFGVTK